AGGCGGTCGAGGATTACCTCGATCGCCATCCTGCCCGCATTCGCTACTGGACAACGGGGATGATCGGCTGACGCGCAGACGCTGGATTCAGGCTGCTGCTGCGGGACGTCTTGGTGGGCAGGCCATCAGGGGGCGATGGTGATGACGTCGTGGCGTTCTGTTAGAAGCTGCAGGAAGGGTTCGTTGCTGGCCTGCTTCGGCGAGGTCGGCTTGCAACCGTTCCGTGCAGCACAGCAACCTCGACCAGCTCGGTAGCTGATGGGCCACAGGTGCTGCCATCAACTCCTCAACTTTTGGACGTAACAACGTTGCGAAGCTCTGGACAGCAAGCTCTTCGCTGTGTCGGTTGTAAGGAAGACGATTGATGGCTGAATCCAGTCCAAACTGCTGGACACGGTCTTCGCCTACACGCCGGAACAGCACTTCGAGTGTGGGGATCTGGTCTGGAGACAACATCCGACCTTCATGCTCCATCAGTCCACGAAGCACCGTGGCAAAAATCTCACCGGCCATGCGCTGCAACCCCTCTGAGGGAGTATTGCCAAGGGTTTTGTGCTTGTGATCAAACAGTCCGAGATCCACTTGGGCGATGCGTCGAGGCGCCACATGGCGATACACCTCTGAAAGCAAGCCGATCTCGAGTCCCCAGTCGGAAGGAATGCGCAAATTCATGGCGAGATCCCTTGTGAACGCGAATTCGCCGGCTAAGGGGTAGCGAAATGATTGGAGATAGCGCAAATACGGCATGGGGCCAAAGATCTGCTCCAGGCTGGTGAGGAGTGGACCGACAAACAGGCGTGTCGCTCGTCCATGGAGCGATTGGGTCTCGAGAGAAAGGCGGCTGTAGAACGCTTTTACATAGGCCACACCGAGCGAGGGATCCAGCAACGGTCGCAGCATCCGTTCTGGGTAGGCCGGAGAAAAGGTGCGGATGTCGGCATCGAAGAGTCCAACAATCTCAGCGTTTCTGCATGCCACACCAAGCCCCTGCCATACAGCCCAGCCTTTCCCAGGTGGTCCGGTCACATTGAGGCCAAGGGTCTGCAGTGACTGAAGTGATTCGGCAACGGCGGGGCCATTCGTCCAGTGGACGCGCACAGGAAATGGCATGTCAGCAAAGAAAGCTTCCGCTGCGGCGACATCGTCGCTGGTCTCAGCGGATAAGGCGATCACGAGTTCCTGCAGTCCGCTTAGCTCCGAAAGAACCTCACGGATGAGCCTGAGCGCAGGACGGCTGAATTCCTCCATGAGGCACGGGATCAGCAAGGACGTGGGGCGTTGTCTCAGCTGACCTTGAAAGTCTGAGCGATCCAGCTTCCCGAGTCCGTAATCATGAATCGTGGCGATTAATCCCTGCTGAAAATCCATGCGGTGATCAATGCGACAACAATTTTCGGAGCTCTGTTCCATACCTGTTGCACTTGGCAAAGGCATGGTGTCGAAGCAATTAATGGCGCATGAGTGGTTGCCATCGCTTCTGACGGAACTCTATGAACACCATTCTTCGGAGGATCTCAATCGCTTGTCGTCGCAATTGCTGCATTCCGAGCGGTCCGCCTCAGCGATTCCCGTTTCAGAGACGGTGGATGCTGGGATTGCGGATGGAACGGCAACGGGCGCGCGTTGGGATTC
This portion of the Synechococcus sp. ROS8604 genome encodes:
- a CDS encoding glycosyl transferase — protein: MDFQQGLIATIHDYGLGKLDRSDFQGQLRQRPTSLLIPCLMEEFSRPALRLIREVLSELSGLQELVIALSAETSDDVAAAEAFFADMPFPVRVHWTNGPAVAESLQSLQTLGLNVTGPPGKGWAVWQGLGVACRNAEIVGLFDADIRTFSPAYPERMLRPLLDPSLGVAYVKAFYSRLSLETQSLHGRATRLFVGPLLTSLEQIFGPMPYLRYLQSFRYPLAGEFAFTRDLAMNLRIPSDWGLEIGLLSEVYRHVAPRRIAQVDLGLFDHKHKTLGNTPSEGLQRMAGEIFATVLRGLMEHEGRMLSPDQIPTLEVLFRRVGEDRVQQFGLDSAINRLPYNRHSEELAVQSFATLLRPKVEELMAAPVAHQLPSWSRLLCCTERLQADLAEAGQQRTLPAASNRTPRRHHHRPLMACPPRRPAAAA